DNA from Bacillus sp. Marseille-P3661:
ATTGATCAATCCCCGATTGGCCGAACACCGCGTTCAAATCCTGCTACCTATACAGGGGTATTTGATGATATTCGTGATGTATTTGCGCAAACAAATGAAGCGAAGGTCCGCGGTTATCAAAAAGGGCGCTTTAGCTTTAATGTGAAAGGCGGCCGCTGCGAGGCCTGCCGTGGCGATGGCATTATAAAAATTGAAATGCATTTCCTACCGGATGTATATGTGCCATGTGAAGTATGTCATGGCAAGCGTTACAACCGTGAAACATTAGAGGTTAAGTATAAAGATAAAAATATTTCGGACATTTTAGATATGACGGTCGAAGCTGGCGTTGAATTTTTCGCAAATATCCCGAAAATTAAACGCAAGCTGCAAACAATCGCTGATGTGGGCTTAGGTTATGTTCAGCTTGGACAGCCAGCAACCACATTATCTGGCGGTGAAGCGCAGCGGGTGAAGCTTGCATCTGAACTGCATCGTCGCTCAACCGGCCGCTCGCTTTATATTTTAGATGAACCAACAACCGGCTTACACGTCGATGATATTTCAAGATTATTAAAGGTGCTGCAGCGGTTAGTTGAAAATGGCGACACCGTATTGGTCATCGAGCACAACTTAGACGTGATCAAAGCTGCCGATCATATTATCGATTTAGGTCCTGAAGGTGGGGACAAGGGCGGTACAATTGTTGCCGTTGGGACACCGGAGGAAATATGTGAGGTTGAGGAATCTTATACAGGTAAATACTTAAAGCCTGTTATTGAACGAGATCGGAATAGAATGGAAACTAAACTTCGCGAAATTGAATCCATTTCAAACTAATAAGCGTCAAAAAGGCGGATAACCAAAGCATGGTATTGCATGATTTTCAATGCATTATCATGCTTTTGTTGTGTATATGGAATTTTCGGCAAGTGGCAAGAGCAAAGTTCCAAGTACAGTTTCAAGTACAAAGCGCCAAGTGCCTGTATTGCCAAGTGCCTGTCACTTGTCGAATTCGACAAAATTCGGGAAGTGCCTGTCACCTGGCACTTGGTTAACCATGCTCTACGTCTTGAGACGTATTTTGAAGTTTGTGTGAAACGTCTTGTGCATTTACTCGTATATAAGTATATAGAGAAGTTAAGATACTAAAGATGGTTGTTTATATACAGAAATCATCAAGCTACCATAAATGTAGTTTAGTATTCGATCATATATATAAGGAGTGGGTTGGTGTGAATACCGATCGGTTAATTTCTTCATTATGTTATTTTAGTATTTTCTTTGCGGGGTTTATTTTACCGGTAGTGATTTATTTTATCGTTGATAGTTCAGAAATTAAAGAGCATGCGAAGAAAGCATTTTTATCCCATTTAATACCGCTAATTACAATTCCGTTTATTGTGATTCCATGGTTGTTTACGGGTGTTGAGCCTACATTGTTTGCAATAAGTGGGATCG
Protein-coding regions in this window:
- a CDS encoding DUF4870 domain-containing protein, with the translated sequence MNTDRLISSLCYFSIFFAGFILPVVIYFIVDSSEIKEHAKKAFLSHLIPLITIPFIVIPWLFTGVEPTLFAISGIAAFLLIGAINLIVLIWNVYKGVKVLID